From the genome of Aeromonas hydrophila subsp. hydrophila ATCC 7966:
CATTCAGCACCGGCAGGATCCGCTCCACCCCGGACCAGGCGAGATCCTCAGGCTCTATGGCAGGCACCGGCTCGCCGAGATAGGCGACGTTGGCCGCGCCGTAGAGGGAGAAGTCCGCCGCCCGGTTCAAGCCGTGCACCTTGCCGTCCGCCCCTTTGAGCGCCCCCTCGCCAAAGCCCGGCAGCCCCAGCCGTTTGGCCACCGCGATAAAGAAGGACTCCATGCAGACCGGATCTCCCTCGGCGGTCTTGGCGACACGGGGCTCCACGATGGGCCAGCGGCCGGTGGAGACCTTGGTCATCACCCCGTGCCAGGCGGTGGCCCAGCCCCAGGACTCGTAGGTCAGGGTGTCCGGCACCAGGTAGTCCGACAGCGCCGACGACTCGTTGATGAAGCTGTCGATGCTGACAATGAGCGGCAGCACGGCAGGATCCTTGAGCTCTCCGCCTATGGCCTTGCTGAGCCCGGCCTGGCCGTAGAGGGGGTTGCCCATGTGATTGATCCAGGCCTTGAGCCGGTAGGGGTAACCGTTCACCGCCGCGGTCAGGTGTTCGCCGAGCAGAGGGCCCGAGATCGGGAACCAGGGCTCTTGCGCCGGATAGGGGTTCTGGCCTGCCTCACGCTTGCGCCGATATTCGGAGGTCTTCTCGTAGGGGAACTTGGAGCGCGACAGGAAAACTCCGGTGGGTTTGACCATGCCGGGGAAGCTCGCCAGATCGTAGCGCGGCCCCGCCCCGAAGGGATCGAACTTGCCGCCGCTCGCCACGGCGCCGCCCCGGGCATTGAGGTTCCCAATCATGACGTTAAGCATCATGATGGCCCAGGCCGAGTAGAAGCCGTTGGCGCTCATGGTGCCGCCATGGGAGACCACCGCCGCCCGGGTACCGTGGCTGGTGAATTCCCGCGCCAGCGCCTCGATATCGCTCACTGGCACGGCGCACTCGGCGCTGTATTGCGCGAGGGAGTGTTCCCGGCACGCCTCGGCCAGCAGCTGGAAGCTGCTCTTCACCATCAGCGCCCCCTTGGGGCCCTGAATGGTGCGATCCACCCAGAGGTTGGCCCGCTCACACTGGTCGGCGGGCCTCGGCTCGCCGCTGCCCGCCTCCTCTACCAGCATGGCATCCCCTTCCCCATAGGCTTCCCCATCAAAGGGCAAGCCGAGATCGCTGGCCCGCAGCATCTGGCCGAAGCGCGGGTGGGACTCGTCGAAGAGCACCAGATGGCTGGCGTTGCAAAAACCGCGATAGCCGGCCCGCTCGGCGGCGGCAGCATGGGGTGCCGTCAGGAAGGGCTCGGCATAGCGTTGGTTATCGATGATCCAGCGCAGCATGGCCATGGCCAGGGCGGAATCCGTGGCGGGCCGGATGGGCAGCCAGCGGTTGGCGGGGGCGGAGGGCATGTTCACCGTGTTGGGCAGGCTGGGGGCCACCACCACGTAGGAGAACGGCTTGCCCGGCCGCGCCCGGTTCGCCGCCAGCTGACGGGACTGGCGCTTGAAGGGGTTGCCCGATTGCTGGGGCGAGGTGCCCATGAACAGCAGGAAGTCGCTCTCGTCCCAGTCCGGCTTGAGGTGGGCGTTCTTCTCCAGATCGTCCAGCAGGGCGCCGGCCCCGACCCGGAACGACAGGCCGCAATAAGCGCCGTGGTTGGCGAAGTTGCGGGTGCCGAAGCTGTTGAAGGTGAAGCGCTTGATGAAGTGATCCCGCCCCTCGTCCGAGGCGTTGCTCACCAGCAGCTGGTTGGCCCTGGGGCCGTACTCCGGGTTGGCCGGGTCGAGCGGCTCGGCGAGGTTGCGGATGGCCCGCAGCCCCTCTATCTGGCCCTCGCCAAACAGATCGCCCCCCTCCACCACCTCGGCCACCAGCTGCTCAAAGGGGATGCTCTGCCAGCGACCGCTGCCACGGGGTCCCACCCGCTTGAGACAGCGGGTGACTCGCTGCGGGCTGT
Proteins encoded in this window:
- a CDS encoding tetrathionate reductase subunit A, with amino-acid sequence MDHSKRKFLKGAAIAGGTGLFVAGYSDTLKQVASGIATGSSGKPTRDPIHGNSLAVEYRVDEQGELHPNPAQRVANTMCLGCWTLCGVRARIDNERDQIVRILGNPYHPLSARHHIDFKTPVKQALLATSGYQEGGLDGRSTACARGNAMLEQLDSPQRVTRCLKRVGPRGSGRWQSIPFEQLVAEVVEGGDLFGEGQIEGLRAIRNLAEPLDPANPEYGPRANQLLVSNASDEGRDHFIKRFTFNSFGTRNFANHGAYCGLSFRVGAGALLDDLEKNAHLKPDWDESDFLLFMGTSPQQSGNPFKRQSRQLAANRARPGKPFSYVVVAPSLPNTVNMPSAPANRWLPIRPATDSALAMAMLRWIIDNQRYAEPFLTAPHAAAAERAGYRGFCNASHLVLFDESHPRFGQMLRASDLGLPFDGEAYGEGDAMLVEEAGSGEPRPADQCERANLWVDRTIQGPKGALMVKSSFQLLAEACREHSLAQYSAECAVPVSDIEALAREFTSHGTRAAVVSHGGTMSANGFYSAWAIMMLNVMIGNLNARGGAVASGGKFDPFGAGPRYDLASFPGMVKPTGVFLSRSKFPYEKTSEYRRKREAGQNPYPAQEPWFPISGPLLGEHLTAAVNGYPYRLKAWINHMGNPLYGQAGLSKAIGGELKDPAVLPLIVSIDSFINESSALSDYLVPDTLTYESWGWATAWHGVMTKVSTGRWPIVEPRVAKTAEGDPVCMESFFIAVAKRLGLPGFGEGALKGADGKVHGLNRAADFSLYGAANVAYLGEPVPAIEPEDLAWSGVERILPVLNATLSVEEAGRAAYLFARGGRFEPAAKGRDDAGQPSKRWPKPLMVWNPEVGSRRHSQSGQFLSGTPRFFRPQLADGTPLDEAFKPAQWPLLLTSYKSHTMSSMSIGSDRLRQVNPSNRVRLNAQTAAQLGIESGDRVRVSTPDGSVIGVAECVAGVQADAIAIEHGFGHKELGAREHWIDGQKVVANPLRGAGVNLNDLAVLDPSRHGRYPLVDWAIGSSARQGLPARVEKLV